The following are from one region of the Ferrimicrobium acidiphilum DSM 19497 genome:
- a CDS encoding RsmE family RNA methyltransferase has translation MSAQRLHPFALVDDLDTLEVSRELGHHLGVVRRLRVGAELFVGDGAGSFRAVKVDAVQPRVHLVPLSDIQTPQRQTPSLGIAMFLPSNERLSWAVQKLTEVGIDRIHLLSDSGDRRGGVQISAAGLDRLDRIAREASQQSERLWLPDITPPMEAQEFFGDTSAGVAILDPDGGPLPTGVTTLVVGPESGVVISPESIPRVSLGLPILRIETAAVAGAVVLAALRASLICICDNS, from the coding sequence GTGAGCGCGCAACGCCTTCATCCGTTCGCGTTGGTCGATGATTTAGATACGCTAGAGGTGTCGCGTGAGCTCGGCCACCATCTGGGGGTTGTTCGTCGTCTGCGAGTGGGTGCTGAGCTTTTTGTTGGTGACGGGGCAGGAAGCTTTCGGGCTGTAAAGGTCGACGCAGTTCAGCCAAGAGTGCACTTGGTCCCGCTCTCCGATATTCAGACGCCGCAACGCCAGACGCCAAGCCTTGGGATAGCGATGTTCTTGCCCTCGAATGAACGGCTATCGTGGGCGGTGCAGAAACTGACCGAGGTCGGAATAGACCGCATTCATCTGCTATCCGATAGCGGTGATCGACGCGGAGGAGTACAGATCTCCGCCGCTGGTCTCGACCGCCTCGATCGTATCGCTCGCGAGGCATCTCAGCAGTCCGAGCGGCTTTGGCTACCAGACATCACTCCTCCCATGGAGGCCCAGGAGTTCTTCGGTGATACAAGTGCTGGAGTCGCTATTCTCGATCCGGACGGCGGCCCGCTCCCAACTGGGGTTACGACGTTGGTAGTGGGTCCAGAGTCGGGTGTGGTTATCTCACCTGAGTCCATACCCAGAGTGAGCCTGGGTCTTCCAATTCTGCGAATTGAGACTGCTGCAGTCGCTGGTGCCGTAGTTTTGGCCGCTTTACGAGCGTCGTTGATTTGTATTTGTGATAATTCCTGA